A region of Solea solea chromosome 7, fSolSol10.1, whole genome shotgun sequence DNA encodes the following proteins:
- the septin4b gene encoding septin 4b isoform X3, producing MDQDKEYVGFATLPNQVHRKSVKKGFDFTLMVAGESGLGKSTLVNSLFLTDLYKDRKLLNAEERITQTVEITKHTVDIEEKGVKLKLTIVDTPGFGDAVNNTECWKSVADYIDQQFEQYFRDESGLNRKNIQDNRVHCCLYFISPFGHGLRPLDVEFMKALHEKVNIVPVLAKADTLTPNEVKKKKIKIREEIEQYGIKIYQFPDCDSDEDEEFKQQDLELKESIPFAVIGSNTVVEAKGKRVRGRLYPWGIVEVENSAHCDFVKLRNMLVRSHMQDLKDVTRETHYENYRAQCIQSMTRMVVKERNRNKLTRESGTDFPLSAVTGGTDSETEKLIREKDDELRRMQEMLQRIQDQMQTQKDSY from the exons GACCAGGACAAGGAATATGTTGGTTTTGCAACATTGCCAAACCAGGTGCATCGCAAGTCGGTTAAGAAGGGATTTGACTTCACACTCATGGTGGCAG GGGAGTCTGGTCTGGGAAAGTCCACTCTGGTCAACAgtctgtttctcacagatctttACAAAGATAGGAAGCTGCTTAACGCTGAAG AGCGAATCACACAAACAGTAGAAATCAccaaacacacagtggacaTAGAGGAGAAAGGTGTCAAATTGAAGCTCACCATCGTGGACACGCCTGGGTTCGGAGATGCTGTCAACAACACTGAATG CTGGAAGTCAGTCGCCGACTACATTGACCAGCAGTTCGAGCAGTACTTCAGGGACGAGAGCGGCCTCAACCGCAAGAACATCCAGGACAACCGCGtacactgctgcctctatttCATCTCACCCTTTGGTCACGG CCTTCGACCTTTGGACGTGGAGTTTATGAAAGCTCTGCACGAGAAGGTCAACATCGTCCCCGTTTTGGCCAAAGCCGACACGCTCACCCCGAATGAagtcaagaaaaagaaaatcaag ATCAGAGAGGAGATCGAGCAGTACGGCATCAAGATATACCAGTTccctgactgtgactctgacgaGGACGAGGAGTTTAAGCAGCAGGACCTGGAGCTAAAG GAGAGTATTCCCTTTGCAGTGATCGGCAGCAACACAGTGGTGGAGGCCAAAGGGAAGAGGGTGCGTGGTCGTTTATACCCCTGGGGCATCGTTGAAG TAGAGAACTCGGCACACTGTGACTTCGTGAAGCTGAGGAACATGCTCGTTCGCTCGCACATGCAAGACCTCAAGGACGTGACCCGAGAGACCCACTACGAGAACTACAGGGCCCAGTGCATCCAGAGCATGACCCGCATGGTCGTGAAGGAACGGAACCGCAA TAAATTAACCAGGGAGAGCGGTACAGACTTCCCCCTCTCTGCGGTGACCGGAGGGACAGACAGCGAGACGGAAAAGCTCATCCGGGAGAAAGACGACGAG CTGAGGCGGATGCAGGAGATGCTGCAGAGGATCCAGGATCAAATGCAGACTCAAAAAGATTCCTATTGA
- the septin4b gene encoding septin 4b isoform X1, with the protein MEDSDHEAHSSSDEQDCCPATPDHNRDHTGEQHSSLSDDSEVENIMQDPHHQGGHSHHHHHHEHHHDYHDHQGIEPHDADGEAVGEDRPHTPSYLQPPVASSAQSDSGPDPSLPQSRSLEFDVSSLVCPPRPKSPWGRFDPYENNEDQDKEYVGFATLPNQVHRKSVKKGFDFTLMVAGESGLGKSTLVNSLFLTDLYKDRKLLNAEERITQTVEITKHTVDIEEKGVKLKLTIVDTPGFGDAVNNTECWKSVADYIDQQFEQYFRDESGLNRKNIQDNRVHCCLYFISPFGHGLRPLDVEFMKALHEKVNIVPVLAKADTLTPNEVKKKKIKIREEIEQYGIKIYQFPDCDSDEDEEFKQQDLELKESIPFAVIGSNTVVEAKGKRVRGRLYPWGIVEVENSAHCDFVKLRNMLVRSHMQDLKDVTRETHYENYRAQCIQSMTRMVVKERNRNKLTRESGTDFPLSAVTGGTDSETEKLIREKDDELRRMQEMLQRIQDQMQTQKDSY; encoded by the exons ATGGAGGACAGTGACCATGAGGCCCACTCTTCATCAGACGAGCAGGACTGCTGCCCTGCCACCCCTGATCATAACAGGGACCATACCGGTGAACAG CACTCAAGCCTGTCAGACGACTCAGAGGTAGAGAACATTATGCAAGACCCTCACCACCAGGGAGGGCAcagtcaccatcatcatcaccatgaaCACCACCATGACTACCATGACCACCAGGGTATAGAGCCTCATGATGCAGATGGGGAAGCTGTGGGTGAAGATCGTCCCCACACCCCGTCCTATTTGCAGCCCCCTGTGGCGAGTAGTGCACAGTCTGACTCAGGCCCAGACCCCAGTTTGCCGCAGAGCAGGAGTTTGGAGTTTGACGTGTCGTCCCTCGTCTGTCCTCCCAGGCCCAAGAGCCCCTGGGGTCGATTCGATCCTTATGAAAATAACGAG GACCAGGACAAGGAATATGTTGGTTTTGCAACATTGCCAAACCAGGTGCATCGCAAGTCGGTTAAGAAGGGATTTGACTTCACACTCATGGTGGCAG GGGAGTCTGGTCTGGGAAAGTCCACTCTGGTCAACAgtctgtttctcacagatctttACAAAGATAGGAAGCTGCTTAACGCTGAAG AGCGAATCACACAAACAGTAGAAATCAccaaacacacagtggacaTAGAGGAGAAAGGTGTCAAATTGAAGCTCACCATCGTGGACACGCCTGGGTTCGGAGATGCTGTCAACAACACTGAATG CTGGAAGTCAGTCGCCGACTACATTGACCAGCAGTTCGAGCAGTACTTCAGGGACGAGAGCGGCCTCAACCGCAAGAACATCCAGGACAACCGCGtacactgctgcctctatttCATCTCACCCTTTGGTCACGG CCTTCGACCTTTGGACGTGGAGTTTATGAAAGCTCTGCACGAGAAGGTCAACATCGTCCCCGTTTTGGCCAAAGCCGACACGCTCACCCCGAATGAagtcaagaaaaagaaaatcaag ATCAGAGAGGAGATCGAGCAGTACGGCATCAAGATATACCAGTTccctgactgtgactctgacgaGGACGAGGAGTTTAAGCAGCAGGACCTGGAGCTAAAG GAGAGTATTCCCTTTGCAGTGATCGGCAGCAACACAGTGGTGGAGGCCAAAGGGAAGAGGGTGCGTGGTCGTTTATACCCCTGGGGCATCGTTGAAG TAGAGAACTCGGCACACTGTGACTTCGTGAAGCTGAGGAACATGCTCGTTCGCTCGCACATGCAAGACCTCAAGGACGTGACCCGAGAGACCCACTACGAGAACTACAGGGCCCAGTGCATCCAGAGCATGACCCGCATGGTCGTGAAGGAACGGAACCGCAA TAAATTAACCAGGGAGAGCGGTACAGACTTCCCCCTCTCTGCGGTGACCGGAGGGACAGACAGCGAGACGGAAAAGCTCATCCGGGAGAAAGACGACGAG CTGAGGCGGATGCAGGAGATGCTGCAGAGGATCCAGGATCAAATGCAGACTCAAAAAGATTCCTATTGA
- the septin4b gene encoding septin 4b isoform X2, whose amino-acid sequence MEDSDHEAHSSSDEQDCCPATPDHNRDHTGEQHSSLSDDSEVENIMQDPHHQGGHSHHHHHHEHHHDYHDHQGIEPHDADGEAVGEDRPHTPSYLQPPVASSAQSDSGPDPSLPQSRSLEFDVSSLVCPPRPKSPWGRFDPYENNEDQDKEYVGFATLPNQVHRKSVKKGFDFTLMVAGESGLGKSTLVNSLFLTDLYKDRKLLNAEERITQTVEITKHTVDIEEKGVKLKLTIVDTPGFGDAVNNTECWKSVADYIDQQFEQYFRDESGLNRKNIQDNRVHCCLYFISPFGHGLRPLDVEFMKALHEKVNIVPVLAKADTLTPNEVKKKKIKIREEIEQYGIKIYQFPDCDSDEDEEFKQQDLELKESIPFAVIGSNTVVEAKGKRVRGRLYPWGIVEVENSAHCDFVKLRNMLVRSHMQDLKDVTRETHYENYRAQCIQSMTRMVVKERNRN is encoded by the exons ATGGAGGACAGTGACCATGAGGCCCACTCTTCATCAGACGAGCAGGACTGCTGCCCTGCCACCCCTGATCATAACAGGGACCATACCGGTGAACAG CACTCAAGCCTGTCAGACGACTCAGAGGTAGAGAACATTATGCAAGACCCTCACCACCAGGGAGGGCAcagtcaccatcatcatcaccatgaaCACCACCATGACTACCATGACCACCAGGGTATAGAGCCTCATGATGCAGATGGGGAAGCTGTGGGTGAAGATCGTCCCCACACCCCGTCCTATTTGCAGCCCCCTGTGGCGAGTAGTGCACAGTCTGACTCAGGCCCAGACCCCAGTTTGCCGCAGAGCAGGAGTTTGGAGTTTGACGTGTCGTCCCTCGTCTGTCCTCCCAGGCCCAAGAGCCCCTGGGGTCGATTCGATCCTTATGAAAATAACGAG GACCAGGACAAGGAATATGTTGGTTTTGCAACATTGCCAAACCAGGTGCATCGCAAGTCGGTTAAGAAGGGATTTGACTTCACACTCATGGTGGCAG GGGAGTCTGGTCTGGGAAAGTCCACTCTGGTCAACAgtctgtttctcacagatctttACAAAGATAGGAAGCTGCTTAACGCTGAAG AGCGAATCACACAAACAGTAGAAATCAccaaacacacagtggacaTAGAGGAGAAAGGTGTCAAATTGAAGCTCACCATCGTGGACACGCCTGGGTTCGGAGATGCTGTCAACAACACTGAATG CTGGAAGTCAGTCGCCGACTACATTGACCAGCAGTTCGAGCAGTACTTCAGGGACGAGAGCGGCCTCAACCGCAAGAACATCCAGGACAACCGCGtacactgctgcctctatttCATCTCACCCTTTGGTCACGG CCTTCGACCTTTGGACGTGGAGTTTATGAAAGCTCTGCACGAGAAGGTCAACATCGTCCCCGTTTTGGCCAAAGCCGACACGCTCACCCCGAATGAagtcaagaaaaagaaaatcaag ATCAGAGAGGAGATCGAGCAGTACGGCATCAAGATATACCAGTTccctgactgtgactctgacgaGGACGAGGAGTTTAAGCAGCAGGACCTGGAGCTAAAG GAGAGTATTCCCTTTGCAGTGATCGGCAGCAACACAGTGGTGGAGGCCAAAGGGAAGAGGGTGCGTGGTCGTTTATACCCCTGGGGCATCGTTGAAG TAGAGAACTCGGCACACTGTGACTTCGTGAAGCTGAGGAACATGCTCGTTCGCTCGCACATGCAAGACCTCAAGGACGTGACCCGAGAGACCCACTACGAGAACTACAGGGCCCAGTGCATCCAGAGCATGACCCGCATGGTCGTGAAGGAACGGAACCGCAA CTGA